A single genomic interval of uncultured Sphaerochaeta sp. harbors:
- a CDS encoding ABC transporter ATP-binding protein, producing the protein MNTTQPVLLSVEHLSFSFSKDKQILGDISFSVSQGSFTLISGPNGAGKSILLRCLKGLLKPSGGSIYLSGEDVTKNPRLHSIGLVFQDADTQIVGQTVEKDIRFGMENLSVDETEQQKRLDEVLALMNLQNQRDQRPRTLSGGEKRKLSMKPNNRKDWMKCLP; encoded by the coding sequence ATGAACACCACACAACCGGTACTGCTTTCAGTCGAACATTTGAGCTTCTCCTTTTCCAAGGACAAGCAAATTCTTGGGGACATAAGCTTCTCAGTCAGCCAAGGAAGCTTCACACTTATCAGTGGGCCAAATGGTGCTGGTAAAAGCATCCTCCTGCGTTGTCTCAAGGGTTTACTGAAACCTAGCGGTGGATCAATCTACCTCTCGGGAGAGGATGTAACAAAGAATCCGAGACTTCACTCCATAGGTTTGGTATTCCAGGATGCTGATACCCAGATAGTAGGACAGACGGTGGAGAAGGATATCCGTTTCGGTATGGAAAACCTCTCTGTGGATGAAACCGAACAACAGAAAAGACTGGATGAAGTGCTTGCCCTGATGAACCTCCAGAACCAGAGAGACCAGCGTCCTCGTACGCTCAGTGGAGGGGAAAAGAGAAAACTCTCGATGAAACCGAACAACAGAAAAGACTGGATGAAGTGCTTGCCCTGA